A single Curtobacterium sp. MCSS17_015 DNA region contains:
- the mutM gene encoding bifunctional DNA-formamidopyrimidine glycosylase/DNA-(apurinic or apyrimidinic site) lyase, translating into MPELPEVEVVRAGLEPAVTGARVLGVQVLDERALTRHDGPGEDFASRLTGRTIAAAVRRGKFMWFPLDPDAERPEALVAHLGMSGQILLGRDRPAARHRRIVLDVQPQGTDRDGAAEVPVQLEFVDQRTFGSMAIDRMLPTVDGAPAGVAGAVDTLDPDASWRRRIPFQVSHIARDPLDPAFDDERFIAAARKRASGIKRVLLDQGVISGIGNIYADESLWAARLHFDRPADRLPRATLHLLLDEVRAVLRRALEDGGTSFDAQYVNVNGQSGYFSQRLAVYGRQGEPCPRCGTPIVREPWMNRSSHRCPVCQPAPRQRRR; encoded by the coding sequence GTGCCCGAACTCCCCGAGGTCGAGGTCGTCCGTGCCGGCCTCGAACCCGCCGTCACCGGCGCCCGGGTCCTCGGCGTCCAGGTGCTCGACGAACGGGCGCTGACCCGACACGACGGCCCGGGCGAGGACTTCGCCTCCCGCCTGACCGGGCGGACCATCGCCGCCGCCGTCCGGCGTGGCAAGTTCATGTGGTTCCCGCTGGACCCGGACGCCGAGCGCCCCGAGGCCCTCGTGGCCCACCTCGGCATGAGCGGCCAGATCCTGCTCGGGCGCGACCGGCCCGCGGCCCGTCACCGTCGCATCGTGCTGGACGTGCAGCCGCAGGGCACGGACCGCGACGGTGCCGCGGAGGTCCCCGTGCAGCTGGAGTTCGTCGACCAGCGCACCTTCGGGTCGATGGCGATCGACCGGATGCTGCCGACGGTCGACGGCGCTCCCGCCGGCGTCGCCGGCGCGGTGGACACCCTCGACCCGGACGCCTCCTGGCGTCGGCGGATCCCGTTCCAGGTCTCGCACATCGCGCGGGACCCGCTCGACCCCGCGTTCGACGACGAGCGCTTCATCGCGGCGGCGCGGAAGCGCGCCAGCGGCATCAAGCGCGTGCTGCTCGACCAGGGCGTCATCAGCGGGATCGGGAACATCTACGCTGACGAGTCGCTGTGGGCGGCGCGTCTGCACTTCGACCGACCGGCGGACCGGCTGCCCCGGGCGACGCTCCACCTGCTCCTCGACGAGGTCCGGGCGGTGCTCCGCCGTGCGCTGGAGGACGGTGGGACGAGCTTCGACGCGCAGTACGTCAACGTCAACGGGCAGTCCGGGTACTTCTCGCAGCGCCTGGCCGTGTACGGGCGGCAGGGTGAACCGTGTCCGCGGTGCGGCACGCCGATCGTGCGCGAGCCCTGGATGAACCGGTCGAGCCACCGCTGCCCCGTGTGCCAGCCCGCTCCGCGGCAGCGCAGGCGTTAG
- the rpmF gene encoding 50S ribosomal protein L32, with translation MAVPKRKQSRANTHARRSQWKAAPVQLVKTIENGKVTYSLPHRAKVVEDSAGTPLYMEYKGRKVADV, from the coding sequence ATGGCCGTCCCAAAGCGCAAGCAGTCCCGTGCGAACACGCACGCCCGTCGATCGCAGTGGAAGGCCGCACCGGTCCAGCTCGTGAAGACGATCGAGAACGGCAAGGTCACCTACAGCCTCCCGCACCGCGCGAAGGTCGTCGAGGACTCGGCCGGCACGCCCCTGTACATGGAGTACAAGGGCCGCAAGGTCGCCGACGTCTGA
- the rnc gene encoding ribonuclease III, whose translation MTATSGAAGSRPVGPDVVRLRELLDVPVDPELLQLALTHRSYAYEHGGIRHNERLEFLGDSILGQAVTVKLFRDYPELDEGELAKRRASLVSTVALAEIGRHIGLGAYLRLGKGEEQTGGRDKSSILADTVEAVIGATYLSAGADAATDLVLRLVAPLLVDPARFGAAMDPKTSLQELASALALGNPAYRITEEGPDHDKTFHATVVLQGEDVATGTGTSKKTAEMSAALDAWTRLSGRTTEG comes from the coding sequence ATGACTGCGACGTCCGGCGCCGCGGGGTCCCGCCCCGTGGGGCCGGACGTCGTTCGTCTGCGCGAACTCCTCGATGTCCCGGTGGACCCGGAGCTCCTGCAGCTCGCCCTCACCCACCGCTCGTACGCGTACGAGCACGGCGGGATCCGGCACAACGAGCGGCTCGAGTTCCTCGGCGACTCCATCCTCGGGCAGGCCGTCACGGTCAAGCTCTTCCGCGACTACCCGGAACTCGACGAGGGTGAGCTCGCCAAGCGCCGCGCGAGCCTCGTCTCGACGGTCGCCCTCGCCGAGATCGGCCGGCACATCGGGCTCGGTGCGTACCTGCGTCTGGGCAAGGGTGAAGAGCAGACCGGTGGTCGCGACAAGTCCTCGATCCTCGCGGACACCGTCGAGGCCGTGATCGGTGCGACCTACCTGTCGGCCGGGGCCGACGCCGCCACCGACCTGGTGCTGCGACTCGTCGCACCGCTGCTGGTCGACCCCGCCCGGTTCGGCGCCGCCATGGACCCGAAGACGAGCCTGCAGGAACTCGCGTCCGCGCTCGCCCTCGGCAACCCGGCGTACCGGATCACCGAAGAGGGCCCGGACCACGACAAGACCTTCCACGCGACGGTCGTGCTGCAGGGCGAGGACGTCGCCACCGGCACCGGTACGAGCAAGAAGACCGCGGAGATGTCCGCAGCGCTGGACGCCTGGACGCGACTGTCCGGACGCACCACCGAGGGCTGA